AGTCAGTCCTGCACAGAGGGCCAATATTGGCTTTGTCTTTCACTGTGTAGTACCATGGGCTAATTACAAAAACCTTTACCCATTTACTGTATACTCATACTGCTACTAAGAAAGCTGTTTGTGCTTTGCGGTTCTATGCCATGCAGATGAGGTGTCACAAAGTACCTTTTATCTATCAAAGGGATTAAATTCTGTTTCTAGTAAAATTACTTCTCTCCAGTGCCTCAATTGACATAATAGAAGGGATTGGAGGTAACTGGATTGCTGTGCATTTCATATTTGTCCATGGCCCCGTTATgttcccaaaaaatatttttaatgcaagctttcACATGATTCTCAGACAGTTTTCCAAATAGATTGAGTtggaaaatgtttcaatattagGAGAACATTTTGTGAATCTCCAGGGAGTGGTTTCCTTTTAGTCACTGAAGGATTCCAAAGGTATCTCCCCAATAAAATCCTTTCTGTACTTACAACTTAGACATTATTTAGAATCCATTATCTCCCCTCCCATTACATCTCACAGTGTTTGAATGTGCCTATCAGGATGATTCTCATGCACAAGGCCTCACATTCTcaatatatttatctttgttaTTATCCCACCTTACAGCCAAGCCTTCTTATGCATTGGCGTGGGAGCGGGACTTGGTTCAGTCCTACTCGGATGAGCAATGGATACAGATTTGGTTGAGGGTGGTTTTGCTCCTataaaggatacatttttttaagcttttcttcAGATGGAATTGAACTTCCTTGAGTATTTCCAAACTTTTTCCAAATTCCTCTCTGCTTTCAGGACTGTGGAGCTGTTACTACCCAATTTCACATATGGTGGACATATCCACATGTGCAGATTTTTTGGGTTGTGGTCCATCATTAtgttaactttatttttcatctttagtTACATCCTAATCCTGACCCAGGAcaagctctttttttttgttttaatcaagttttattaagtttttgttaaaaacaaaaaaaaaaaaagcagaaaaacaacagTAGACAATAACAGATTAACATGAATGCATATAACAAGTAGACATAACAAGCATATGATGTATCATACATTACatagaaagaaaggaaatgtaaataatgtCCATGAGGAGCAATAAACAAATAGTTACAGGTTATGTCCAACAAAACAATAATGTATCCTCAAACCATGTAAAATGTGGGGGACAATATGTATAACTGGCAGGCCAGTCACATAATAGTGGTACTCAACCAAAACTTAGGGATGGAGGACaagccctttttttaaaagtattggaATTGCTTCCCAAACAGGAAAGTACCctaatttctcatatttttgtGCTGCTAAATTAACGATTGCAGAATCCTAGAAGTCCCCACAGTCTCATATGAGAGATTTTTGTACTGAAAAGCTTATAGCTATTTTGGCTGATAAATATGAGAAGTTTTGATCTATATGGCAACCTTGGGTTCAATTAACACATCCTAGTACCTTCAACTATGCATTACTTCGAATTTGAGGCGCTTCTATTTCCCATTCTGCTTTTGTTATTGTAATTTAATATGTTGATGTCACTTTTAGAGGTCATCCCTTAAACTTTGCCTTCCTTTCCTTAATGACCTCTGTGATATAGTTTTATAATGCCGATTATAGGCTAGAATGCAGTTTGAAAGGCTTATCACTaatcacactaatgtattgtcTCACCTACAACTGACCAGGCACATGTTATCGCTCATTTAATGTAATTTCTTTAGGTTCATTGTCATATTAAGATACTCTTGcaatttacaaacttttaaataaaaaaaaacctttatagtttctctttaataaagAGCTAATTCCTCTCTATattcaaaatttaatttattatacatatacattgtaattTGACTTCTGCAGGAATTTGAATATCCAGTCTTCAATTATTATACCTTAAGGTTTAATGAAAGTTATATTTGACTAGTACTGTCTAAGCCCATCACTTAAGCTGATATCTTAGGTTCAATTTCTGGATGACATTTGCCTGACCTCATACATTGCACATAGGAAAAGCAATTAGTAAGGtcagaaaacatatttgtaatgCTGGTCATAAACACTGACAGTTGACTCACAGGACAGTTTAATCCAGTCATTATTGATGATCGTATGACTGAATGGTGAAGCACAAATAGGACATAAGGTGTCTTCTTAGCCATTCTGATGTCCAGATACAGCCAATTGGAGTTGCTTGCTTGGATGTGAACCTCTGTCAATGATAGTGTGCTTTAACCATGAATCTGTCTTACATACCCTAGTTACCCAATCTTTCCAACATGATTCCCTATCAAAGACTTGATGCCCAGATAGTCAGTAAAGGTTAGGTGATCTGATATCTCCACATCCTTTTGACTCGACTTGATGAACTAATAGACATTCTTACGCCAGTTGCATTATACCATCACAGATCTTTCCACTGCATTCATCCATCATACTTGGTACTTAAGGGCTACACTTGCTACCTCGTCTATGCTACTCCACGGCACCAAACAGTTGCTGTAggtttttaatttactgtaatatCCTCTTTGAGCTACAACTACAGAACTTTCTAATTGACCACACTGAGGTCAATAGTGGCCTGTGTAATTTCCCTGGGCCTTGGCCTAGACACTCCAGTTCTTGGGAAGATGCAACCCTGTGACCAACAACATTTTGGACATTTTGGCACTTTTACAAGCAATCTTCAACAAGCTGGCTTACGCATACTCTTTATTAGGTACCTTTCTATGTCTTCACCAAGGTTTTTTAACAATTAGTGGCATAGCTACAGACCTTTGCCCCCATGTGATCTTGGACCCCCACCCACCTTGCTGCACCACTTCTCCCCTTCTAATTGCAGTAAAGCTTAgaccccctcagtgacagacccatAGTGAAGACCACTTTGGTGCAGACAGCCCTCAGTGACAACTTCCCTTAGTAACAGACGCACTCAGTGctgctccccccacccccctcagAAACAGAAAGCCCTTAGTGCAGGATCTTTTTCCTTCTGAGTGCAAACTCCTTAAATAACAGAACCCCACAAAAGCATTCTACCCCCCTCAATACAGACTAACCTTAGTGTGAATCGCCCACAGTAGAAGTAGCCTACCAGCATTGAACCCACAAAATAAAGACCACCCTTTTCCCAGTGCAACACCCTACTTAGTGCGACCCCCCCTCATTATTTTTAGACCCACCACTGCAGTTACGGACCCCCCCATTATTGAATTTTCCACCAGTTTCACGCTTAAAATTAAATCTCCCAAAAGCAGGGGCCAAGTTGCTATTGCATTCATTGTGACTATTATTTACACACCAGTGCTTACAGTAAGACTGTACACAATTAATATGCCGCATTTATACCATCTACCTCAGATTCAGAGAAATTAAGGACAGATGGCTGGATGCAAGATTTTAACTACTTTCAATGATCTAGTCATTCCCATTCCACCTGTCATCTAGTGACTCCAGTCTACCCTAACACTTCAAGTACATTCCAAGTCCAGGTTACCAACCAGTGATTCCAGAAAGCCTAATGATCTCAAGGGTGTTCTTAATTCACATGTCTATTGACACCAGTTTTCCCCATGACTCCAAATGCACTCTAAGCTCATGCATCGTTTAGTGACTTCAGTGCTCACTGTAACCTGAAATATACTTCCAGTCCACATGTCATCTAGTAAATCCAGTGCACCTGGGCACCCAGTACATATGCGGAGGTATACAGAAATTAGAACTAGAAAtgtcaaatatgtttttataacaaCTGGGAGCGTTTCTCCACATGCACTCATTTTGAAATGTAATGGTAAATCTGATGCTACTTGGCTGAGAAAAAGTGCTACAATCTAAACCAGCGGTCctcaaccggtggtccgcaagaacattttggtggtctgtggctctggccggtgaggcccctccagcagggtccttttcctgaccctgacCAGAGCCATAGACCATGCCTACTGTACTGATTgaaggctcagggcggtgggcaggttgtgtctctggacatgaTGCCTGAACCCGCCTACTCccccactgcaggtctgagcctgcgatggacgagtgggcaggttctgacatcatggcatctatctgggggaagtttcttaccctttgagtgacacaaggctcccgGCGCATGCACATCTGGAAtccgtgaatttagtggtctgtaggtccgaaaaggttggtgaccactgatctagactACTTTCAGATGCAGATTTACAAGACTGCCCCTTTATCATGTGAAGCTCTTGGGCTGTAATATAGTGCAAACAGCTTCACAGTCCTCCTGCACTAGGCTGGTCATGCATAAAAATGCAGTTACAAACATAGCATTTGATTTTGTAAAAATAGAAGAGAGGATCCTATAAGATTTTAACCTCTTGTTTTTCCTGTGTTCACTACTGCCTTGTGCTCCATTGTCTTCTTggaatgttaaagtggaactgtagttcGGCAgttaaaatttgtaatttaaGATTTGAGATTTCTGCTTGAAAGTTCTAGGTGCATGTAAAAGACCATATTTCAAATTGTGTGCCTTGTAACCCCATGCACAGCTGTTAGCATGCTGTTTATACAGGCAACAACAATTTGTATATACTATACTGTGATTTGCAGGTAGTTTAATGTTTAACGCTTGTTCTTTGTAGTGGTACTACATGGTTATGATGTAATTTTCCGTCTGTGTGTTCCTGTTGTTTccaataaaataagaaaagcttAGCCTTGTGCCCAGCAACATCTTGTCGGGATAGAGGTATATCTGCAGTAGTTTACCAACAACAGCAATGCTCACAATGGGAGAATGAGAACAAGCACTGGTAGCCAACCAGGTATAGTTGTTTTGCTTgatgctgtcagtctaacacctGAAGCTTTCCATCGGCGAGGTGGAGAAAATTAGTGACTGAGCTATACTGTTTAATTGCAGTGAGGTAAGAAATAGGTCACATTCTTGGCTCTAATGTGTAGCAGAAATAAATAACATTAGTCCCTAAACTAAATTACAATTTTGgacatttaatataatttatattaaggCATTTCAGCTGTGTTTATTGGTATTTGTTaatatgtggttttattttatgGGTTTATTCTTTTCCCCCTGAAtttcctgtattttaaaatacagaaaaaaacagaaataatattcCATTCAATTCTGCATCATGCCATAGTCACAAGAATATGCTTAAAATAACTACAGGCACACAAAGAAAGCTCAtttccgtgttttttttttttttcaataacctttCTTGCATTTTGTGTTAATGCTAACATCTCATTGTTTTGCTCTGCATCACTGTATctgaattgtgttttattgacAAATATGTGTAATTCAGTGTATGGATCTATTCATGGGTAGAAGATGCTTCATTTATCAAAACAGTTCTCCTGAGAAAGAACAAATCTGCTGAAATCAGCAAATGGTGCGCTATCCGCACAGCAAATTTCTCTTTGCTTTGATTCGTCTAAGCGCATATAGTGTACAGTGTTCATAATTGTACTTTTTCTCGAaaactacagttaaaaaaaataaaaaaacaaagtggtaATTGTGATACTTACTAGATTAACCATGCATGGGTgcacaaaataattatatttcaaatcaaaaatcttttttttttgtaacttcacAAATCCTTGTTGGCTTTGTCAGGCTGTTTCTGAACGACATTAACCTCCTCTTTGTCAGACATAGTATTATCTTGTAATCAGCACAATGTGTAAGGTAGTAATTAGCTTGGGCTGGTTTGTCCGTTTGGATAATGTGGGCGAGATTTGATTGGCTGGCGGTGATGTCATGCTGTAAGGAAGGGAGGGTGCTCACAGTCGTCATTCAGTGTCACCCTCTGCACACACtagacacacacatacacacacatgccaACAGGCACAAACACAAAGGACATGCACAAGCACTGACACTGAAGAGTCAGTCATGCACAAATGAGGCCAACTATTAAGGAATCGGTATTAACTGAAGAGGGGAACAGCTGACAAAAGGTACAATTTTGTGAAATGACTAcattaatagtaatagtaataactAAGCTATGATCTGTTTAAagattcttttatttctttatatggcAGGGTACTAATATGTGGAATGGCCAAagtactatatttatatatgtgtgtagtgatagaattttttctgtgcatgattttttactttattctaagcaaacacatattaatattatttatattgctgaGCAAGCATTAAATTGTCTCTAATAATAGGTAGCtactattaattttttgttttaatgaaaccTTGATATTGCTGAGGTACTTCTTtctagcagtaaaaaaaaagctatgatatatatatatatatatatatatatatatatatatatatatatatagatatctatgTCATGTAAGtttattcattaataaatgcAGCATATTTGCgacatcatttttatatatccgttttttttttgtattatggcaTATTTGGTGAATATGGCCTGTGCATTGTGTTTTGCAAGGCAGCAGTGTCGTAGAATCTCTGCAGTATGTGAAGGTGATCTCTGCGTATTAGATGGAGCTCAGGTTTGAAAGAGGCAACCACTGCAGAGCCACAAATAGCAAAAAGGCACCACAGAAAATCAGATATAAAGCAAAGAGGAAATGTAGAAGCTGCAGAGAAATACACAGTTTGTACACAATTTTCAATACCAAGTAATATTAATACTTACATAATATGTGTAATTAGGATATTGTTACTTATGTGAATTAAGTCCTGATAATGAGTACATTGTTTGTATGATTAGCAGCAGTTGTTTGTATCTTAGCAGCCTCTTAAAGGCAGCCCAAAAGactgataaattattatatataatgatgaACAAGATCTGTATAATAATTTACTCTTAGCAGCAGTTGTTTGTATCTTAGCAGCCTCTATTAGGCAACCCAAAAGACtgattaattaatatatattaaatggtgCATGTGATCTGTGTTATGGTTTACTCTtaactaaaaataatgtaatgtacactCAATGCATTGCAATGGTTATTCATTGGTAtgtcatatttttgtttgtagCATCATGCCCCCTGTTCCTCTAGAAGATCGTGCTGCTCCCTTGCCTCGTCCCTGCTCACTTCCTCTTCGGGCTATACCTCATTCACGTATGGCTCCTGAAGTCAGAGGTCTTCAGCCTGGCCACCGAGCACCATCACATGCTGACCTCACTTTGCCCGGACCATTTCCACAGCTACATCCCCCCCGCTGGCCACGGGAACCCTGTTCTCGTCGGAGGGGTTCTCCTCCATCACCATCTACACGATCCCCTTCTTGCTTTCGTTGGGCACTTCATCCTTTAAAATGTGGTTGCAAAGGCTGCTGGCGTCTGCTTCGTCCTCCAAGAAAATCTGTGGGTTCATCATGCAGCTGTGACCCTATTGTAACTTTTGATCCACAATTTATAGGGAGCTCCAGGGTGAGctatgatgaggatgatgattaCAGTGTACGTGCCATCTGGCCAGATGAACTGGCTCGAAAAATTATGTCACGGACAAAGGGTGGAATGCTTGGGGGATCACCACTTCTACTGGACCCAAGAGGCTTAGAAGGGTTGGAGGTAGATGAACCAGTGCgtcctctttctcctcctcctccatcaacCCCACCACCTTTGTCTCCAGTTGGGGGGGCAAACAGAAGAATTCAGAGCCTGTACCTTCTACTTGAGCCATTACCTGACAAAGAGAGTTTAGGGGAAACTGGAAGAGGTGGGTGTcaagaaaattaaaatggaaataagcaaatgtttttaaaaattttatcattttaaaggaaaattgtagTGCGTGACAAATAATATTTACTCCACTTTTGACATTTGATTTGTTCTTTTATCTAGCATACTGTAGATGGTTTGCTGTCCAGTTTTACCAAGCCTTGCAATAGTCACAGATAACATTAgctgtaacaataaaataactgtCCATAGTGAAAAAATGATGTGGTCCCCTGTGTTATCCAtcaaaattatttggcaaatatggAGCCCAGTGATACCTTTTAGATCTATAATTGGGTGCAATAAAGTAGCAAGCCTACAAACACATAATATTTATCTTTACACAAAGATTTCAGTGTCTCCAGTAACTGAAATCCTGAAAACATTACATAATTTATAGTGAACATTGAGGACAATATGTGCAAAACACTTGTCTCTTGCCTgacaaatacatttgtgtaatGTTAGGTTGAAGATTTATCCTATTCACTTACCCATAGTTAAATCAACACAAAATGAAGATAACAAATGAACAAGTAAAAAGACAAGGACAAAAAGATAGAAACCTATTTATAACCACCCATCAAAATAAGTCAATCAGCCTAGTGGTCAGTTCCTTGGTAGTTTTGCACAAACAATTGTTCTTTAATCGTTGAGGTATCAGAAATGAGCAGCTGTACTCAAATGTGATAGCTCACATTTGTTCAATATTCTCCTGTAATATGTTCCTTGAGTATATAACTAAGAATTCAGGAGAATAAAGGACTCAAAAACAAATTAATCTATCATATGATAAAACATTAGCAAGCAACAAAACAGCTAAAAAGGACCCTGTCTGCTCTAAACAACAAACAGCAGTACTTTACCTTACTGTACTTTTATAATTGCAATCAAACAGATcatcaaaaacaaacatgtaaacagGAAAGCGACAGACACTCACGTGATCCTCTGATTTATTAGAGGAACACGTTTCCTCTGTGACATACAAACTCAGTTATGCAGCTATTTCTGAATTATCTGCATGACGACACCTGCAAGGAAAATGAATGTGTCCCTGAGGAGTGAGGTCAGACCTTTTAAACTAGCATTTTTCCTGTTGTAAATGTGCCCGTGTGAGAACCACACTTGTAAGGCCTATTGTACATGGAATgtcttcatatttatatttacccctgacccccccccccataccaaAATCTAATCTGTAAAGTAACAAGGATTACACATAAAGTAGTTCTTTATCTAGGCTAAGGTATCTCTTCTA
The genomic region above belongs to Pyxicephalus adspersus chromosome 9, UCB_Pads_2.0, whole genome shotgun sequence and contains:
- the LOC140337662 gene encoding uncharacterized protein; this translates as MPPVPLEDRAAPLPRPCSLPLRAIPHSRMAPEVRGLQPGHRAPSHADLTLPGPFPQLHPPRWPREPCSRRRGSPPSPSTRSPSCFRWALHPLKCGCKGCWRLLRPPRKSVGSSCSCDPIVTFDPQFIGSSRVSYDEDDDYSVRAIWPDELARKIMSRTKGGMLGGSPLLLDPRGLEGLEVDEPVRPLSPPPPSTPPPLSPVGGANRRIQSLYLLLEPLPDKESLGETGRALNDTPADDCVLPTEVTPSVPLSPDLEKAELSPILPFLYLGNEKDAQDLARMITLNIGHVLNVTTHLPLYHANSGALRYKRLPATDNSKQDLRQYFEEAFEFIEEAQQEGKGVLIHCQAGVSRSATVVIAYLMKHTLMTVGDAYKFVKGKRPIISPNLNFMGQLLEFESDLNAGITPRILVPRLRGVESDV